A genomic stretch from Flavobacterium sp. KS-LB2 includes:
- a CDS encoding DUF5916 domain-containing protein gives MSKLHSISIFFLIFISSTAYSQKKTLQAKSITENITIDGKINEKIWETASIATDFVMFEPDNGKPISTDKKTEVKVLYDNNAIYISALLYDNEPNKIQREITERDVFGVSDHFSVYINGFNDGQQDFRFFVSAAGVQMDCLATEDFEDFTWDAIWDSEVSVTEFGWVVEMKIPYAALRFSKADTQTWGLNFMREIKRDVQKYTWNRIDTKIGAVIPQAGILQGIEKIQTPTRLFIIPYTSAYYQQSDIGSDRTFKAGLDIKYGINDSFTLDAILVPDFGQTKFDNAILNLLPFEQRFEENRPFFTEGTDLFNKGGLFYSRRIGGAPSTEPTTAANEEIINYPSTVNLLNAIKISGRTQKGLGIGFLNAVTEKTKATILNNDTGDTRKEVIEPLTNYNMFVLDQRFNQNSSVTFVNANTTRNGNFRDANVAAVLFDLNTKSNTYNLYGDFKYSSINTIKDYDGFKTEIGFEKTSGQYRYGFSGKYLSENYDVNDLGINFYSNYHNAYGHASYRIVNPTKIFNTFRLNEYINFEVDNTSKKLQTGAFGTEIRATTLGNDSLELLFELTPVKTFDFYEPREYGKYVFLPEKVITILNFTSNDNNPFTLIIQPAFTKYNESGRNNYGFYLGPKYRFSDKFSLAFAAEYTKMNNDRGWVDFDDSGIIFAERNREILQNDLTGKYSLNNKMTINLTARYYWSYSKNHEFFTLQNSGYLTPNTSYAQNKDRNFNSWNFDLSYSWWFAPGSEISILYRNYGLERAAIVEKDLSRNLKSIFNSDLTNVLSVSIRYFIDYNAVKNKF, from the coding sequence ATGTCAAAATTACATTCTATTAGTATCTTTTTTTTAATATTCATTAGTTCTACCGCTTACAGCCAAAAAAAGACGCTTCAGGCAAAATCCATAACTGAAAACATAACAATTGATGGAAAGATAAATGAAAAAATTTGGGAAACTGCTTCAATTGCTACCGATTTTGTAATGTTTGAACCGGATAATGGAAAACCAATAAGCACCGATAAAAAAACAGAAGTAAAAGTGCTTTACGATAACAATGCCATTTACATATCGGCATTGCTTTATGACAATGAACCCAATAAAATTCAACGCGAAATAACAGAGAGAGATGTTTTTGGAGTATCAGATCACTTTTCAGTTTATATAAACGGATTCAATGATGGTCAACAGGATTTCCGTTTTTTTGTAAGTGCCGCAGGTGTTCAAATGGATTGTTTGGCAACAGAAGATTTTGAAGATTTTACTTGGGATGCTATTTGGGACAGCGAAGTAAGCGTAACTGAATTTGGTTGGGTTGTAGAAATGAAAATTCCTTATGCAGCTTTACGATTCTCGAAAGCAGATACACAAACTTGGGGTTTAAACTTCATGCGTGAAATAAAGCGTGACGTACAAAAATATACTTGGAATAGAATTGACACTAAAATTGGCGCTGTAATTCCACAAGCAGGAATCCTTCAAGGAATTGAAAAAATACAAACTCCTACCCGACTTTTTATAATTCCATATACATCCGCCTACTATCAGCAAAGCGATATTGGCTCTGACAGAACTTTCAAAGCCGGATTAGATATAAAATATGGAATTAACGACTCCTTTACATTAGATGCTATTTTAGTACCTGATTTTGGACAGACAAAATTTGACAATGCTATCTTAAACCTATTGCCTTTTGAACAAAGATTTGAAGAAAACAGACCTTTCTTTACAGAAGGAACAGATTTGTTTAACAAAGGAGGTTTGTTTTATTCGCGAAGAATTGGCGGTGCTCCAAGTACCGAACCAACAACCGCAGCAAATGAAGAAATCATTAATTACCCTAGTACAGTCAATTTACTAAATGCAATAAAAATATCTGGTCGAACTCAAAAGGGTTTAGGAATTGGATTCTTGAATGCCGTTACTGAAAAAACTAAAGCTACTATTTTAAACAATGACACTGGTGACACTAGAAAAGAAGTCATTGAACCTTTGACCAATTACAATATGTTTGTCCTAGACCAACGCTTTAATCAAAACTCTTCTGTGACTTTTGTCAATGCAAATACTACCAGAAACGGTAATTTTAGAGATGCAAATGTTGCGGCAGTATTGTTTGATTTAAACACAAAATCAAATACCTATAATCTATACGGTGACTTTAAATACAGCTCGATCAATACTATTAAAGACTATGATGGATTTAAAACAGAAATTGGTTTTGAAAAAACAAGTGGACAATATAGATACGGTTTTTCTGGAAAATATCTTTCTGAAAATTACGATGTGAATGATTTAGGCATCAATTTTTATTCTAATTATCACAATGCCTATGGACATGCAAGCTATAGAATAGTAAATCCAACCAAAATTTTTAACACTTTCAGATTAAATGAATATATAAATTTTGAAGTGGACAACACGTCTAAAAAATTACAAACTGGTGCTTTTGGGACAGAAATACGGGCGACAACATTAGGGAATGATTCTTTAGAGCTTTTATTCGAATTAACACCCGTCAAAACATTCGATTTTTACGAGCCACGTGAATATGGCAAATATGTATTTCTTCCAGAAAAAGTGATTACCATTCTAAATTTCACGTCAAACGACAACAATCCTTTTACACTAATTATCCAACCTGCATTTACAAAATACAATGAGAGTGGTAGAAATAATTATGGCTTTTATTTAGGTCCAAAATACCGATTCAGCGACAAATTTTCTTTAGCATTCGCAGCTGAATACACCAAAATGAATAATGATCGTGGATGGGTTGATTTTGATGATTCTGGAATTATATTTGCCGAACGAAACCGAGAAATTCTTCAAAACGATCTTACTGGAAAATATTCCTTAAACAACAAAATGACCATTAACTTAACGGCTCGCTATTATTGGTCGTATTCTAAAAATCATGAATTCTTTACCTTACAAAACAGCGGTTATTTAACTCCAAATACTAGCTATGCACAAAACAAGGATCGAAATTTTAATTCTTGGAACTTTGATTTATCGTACTCGTGGTGGTTTGCACCCGGAAGTGAAATATCCATTTTGTACCGTAACTATGGACTAGAAAGAGCTGCTATAGTGGAAAAAGATTTATCTAGAAATCTAAAAAGTATTTTTAATAGCGACCTAACCAATGTACTCTCAGTAAGCATTCGCTATTTTATTGATTACAATGCCGTGAAAAATAAATTTTAA